AGCGATAGACTTTGTGCGATATATCCTGTAAGGCCTTCTAACTGTAGGGAATTCCCGCTTGAGGACGGCGAGATAGCTGAATTTTATAAATTATTGTGCGACAAAGCTCCAAAATTCATCAATTCAAAAAATAAACGAGGGCTAGTATGATTGTATTAATTATTCTTATCTTGAGCATTCTTATCTTATCAGGCTTATGTTCGATGACCGAGGCTGCTATTTTGAGTTTGCCATTTGCACGTGCTAGAATTTTTCGCGAGGAAAAGAGAAAAGGCGCAGATGATCTCCTTTTTGTTAAAGAGCACATCCATACAGCGATTGCAACAGTTGTTATTTTAAATAACAGCATTAATATTATTGGTGCTATTTTTGTTGGTCAGAAAGTTGCTGGTCTATTTGGCAATCAATGGCTGGGGATCACCTCAGCTGTCTTTACCTTTGCCATTATTATAGTGGCTGAAATTATCCCCAAGACTATTGGCGAGACATATAAGACGAGGATTTCGCTCTCAAGTGCTAAGATTCTGAAGATCGTTATGCATATATTTCGACCTCTGGTATCTGCTTTGATCTTTATGATAAGACCCTTGAAAAAGAAAAAAGGACAATTTAGGATAACAGAACAAGAGATAAAGATGATGTTAAGGCTTGGTAAGGATATGGGTACAGTAGAGGTTGACGAAGAAGCCCTTATCAATAGAGTTTTTAAATTAAATGATTT
This window of the Candidatus Omnitrophota bacterium genome carries:
- a CDS encoding DUF21 domain-containing protein, with the translated sequence MIVLIILILSILILSGLCSMTEAAILSLPFARARIFREEKRKGADDLLFVKEHIHTAIATVVILNNSINIIGAIFVGQKVAGLFGNQWLGITSAVFTFAIIIVAEIIPKTIGETYKTRISLSSAKILKIVMHIFRPLVSALIFMIRPLKKKKGQFRITEQEIKMMLRLGKDMGTVEVDEEALINRVFKLNDLTALQMMKPIEQIYSLPYGMTLSELKDKIINSPYSRIAVYKKDISDIVGIVQQRILLREIAKDNYGVLVDEFIAMPVFIYENEKADTLLEKFRSYHQHLFIVKSMKEANIGIITMEDCLEELFGEIYDEKDLSRRSR